The following nucleotide sequence is from Microbacterium imperiale.
ACTACAACCTCAACCGCTTCGGCGAGCTCGTGCTGGCTACGGGCGACGAGCCGCTGCGGCAGCCGACGGATGTCGCTCGTCCCGGCTCCCCCGAGGCCGCGGCCGTCGCCGCCGACAACGCCGCACGGCGGGTCGTGCTCGACGACGGCTCCTCGACGAATCTCGGCGCGGCGGGCGCGACGCCGCCCTACATCTCGACCACCGAGCCCGTTCGCGTCGGTGCGCGGGTGAGCTTCGACGCGCCGGTGATCCTCGACTACCGCAACAACTCGTGGAAGCTGAGCCCGGTGCGGCACATCGTGGCCGGCGAGACCCGCGACGACGACATCACCGTCGAGAACACCCGCACCGCTTCGCCGGCCAAGGTCGGCGGCGATGTCTCGGTCGCCTCGTTCAACGTCCTCAACTACTTCACGACGTTGGGCGACGAAACCGGCACCTGCGTGGCGTACAAGGACCGCGAGGGCAACGGGACGAACGTGCGTGAGGGCTGCGACCAGCGCGGCGCCTGGGACGCGGCATCCTTCGGGCGCCAGCAGGAGAAGATCGTCGCGGCCATCAACGCGCTCGACGCCTCCGTGGTGGGCCTCATGGAGATCGAGGACTCGGCTCGCCTGGGCGAGCAGGCCGATGAGGCGACCGCATCCCTCGTCGCGGCGCTCAACGCGGCGGCCGGTACCGAGCGCTGGGCGTTCGTGCCGTCCTCGGACGAGCTGCCGGATGCCGCAGGGCGCGACGTCATCACGAACGCGATCATCTACCAGCCGAGCGAGGTCGAACGCGTCGGCGACGCCCGTGCCCTCGGCACGGAGTCGGATGCCGGTGAGGCCTTCCAGAACGCGCGCACCCCGATCGCTCAGGCCTTCGCGCCCGTCGACGGCGGCGAGCCGTTCCTGTTCGTCGTGAATCACTTCAAGTCGAAGGGCTCGGCGGGCCCGTGGGCCGGTGACGCCGACGCCGGTGACGGCCAGGGCGCATCCAACGAGTCGCGCGTGCGTCAGGCCCGTTCACTCGACGCCTGGGTCGAGCGGATCCAGGGCGACGTGGAGTCGGTCCTGCTGGCGGGAGACTTCAACGCGTACTCGCAGGAGGACCCGATGCAGGTCTTCTACGAGTCGGGATACGTCGACGCGGGCATCGCCTTCGATGTGACCGACAGCAGCTACGTCTTCCAGGAGCTGTCGGGCTCTCTCGACCACGTCCTCATGAACGAGGCCGCGTACGACCGCGCGACGGGCGCCGACGTATGGAACATCAACGCGGGCGAGTCGATTTTCCTGGAGTACAGCCGGTACAACTACTTCCCGGTGAACTTCCACGACGACGGCCCCTACCGCTCGTCGGACCACGACCCGGTCAAGGTCGGTCTCTCGGCCGAGGCTTCGGCCCCGGTCGAGCCGGTCGATCTGACGCTGCTCGGGATCAACGACTTCCACGGACGCATCGCGGGGATCACCCCCGCGAAGCCCGCCGACGGCCCCGTCCAGGCGCAGGACGAGATCCCCGGCACCGTCGGGTTCGCCGGCACCATCGAACAGCTGCGGGCGGACGCACCGGAGGCGATCCTGCTCTCCGCGGGTGACAACATCGGAGCCTCGCTCCCCGCCTCGTCGCTCGCGCAGGACGTGCCGACGATCGATGTGCTCAACGCCCTGGAGCTGCGCGCGAGTGCCGTGGGCAACCACGAGTTCGACCGCGGGTTCGCGGATCTGCGCGACCGGGTCATCCCGCGAGCGGACTTCTCGCACCTGGGCGCCAACGTCTACGTGGCCGGCACTCGCGAGCCGCAGCTCGACGAGTACGAGCTCATCGAGTCGCAGGGGCTCACGGTGGCCGTCATCGGTGTGGTCACTCAGGAGACCGCGGCTCTCGTCAGCGGCTCCGGGATCGCCGGTCTCGAGTTCGGTGACCCGGTCGAGGCGGTCAACCGGGTGACGGCCGACCTCACCGACGGCGAAGGCGAGCAGGCCGACGTGATCGTCGCGGTCTACCACGAGGGTGCGGCCGACAGCGCCTCCGACGCGAGCCTCGCCGACGCCGTCGCCGACAGCGCGGTGTTCGACCGCATCGTCAACGAGACCTCCCCCGAGGTCGCCGCCATCTTCACCGGGCACACGCACAAGCTGTACGCCTGGTCGGCGCCGATCCCCGGCACGGACCGCACCCGCCCGGTCGTGCAGACCGGCTCGTACGGCCAGTTCGTCGGCAAGGTCGTGCTCTCGGTCGACCCGCGCACGGGCGCGGTCATGTCGCACACGCAGGAGAACGTCGGACAGACGAAGACGCCCGCGGCCGACCTGATCGCCACCTACCCGCGCGTCGCCGAGGTCAACGAGATCGTCCAGCGCGCTCTGGCGGACTTCGCCGAGATCGGCAACCGGCCGGTGGCGACCATCTCCGCTGACATCACGAGCGCATACTCGGGCGGTGCGTACGTCGACGGCGTCTACGCCGGCGGCCAGCGTGACAACCGGGCGGCCGAGTCCTCGCTCGGCAACCTCGTCGCGGAGTCGATTCGCTCCAACCTGGCGAATCTGCCGAACGGCGCGCAGATCGGCGTGACGAACTCGGGTGGGCTCCGAGCCGACCTGTTCGACACGCAGGCAGAGTTCGGCGCGAACGCGGTGGCGGGTGTGCCCGACGGCACGATCACGTGGGGTCAGGCGTACGCGGTGCTGCCGTTCAACAACACGATGGCGCTGGTGACGCTCACCGGTGCCGACTTCGTGCGGGTGCTGGAGCAGCAGTGGCAGCGCGACAAGGACGGCAAGATCCCCTCGCGTCCGTACCTGCAGCTGGGCCTGTCCGACAACGTGACCTACACGTTCGACGAGGCCCGCCCCGAGGGCGATCGGATCACGTCGGTCACGATCGACGGCGAGCCGCTCGATCCCGCCGCCGAGTATCGCATCGGCACGCTCTCGTTCCTCGCCAGCGGCTCGGGAGACAACTTCCGCGCCTTCGCCGCCGGAACCGACTACGTCGACACGGGCTTCCTCGACCACGAGGCCTGGATCGAGTACCTCGGCGCCGAGCAGCCGGTGTCGCCCTCGTTCGACAAGCGCGCCGTCCAGGTGCAGGGCGTCCCCGAGACGGCGGCTCCCGGCTCAGCGCTCACGCTGACGGTGTCGAACCTCGACATGACGAGCCTCGGCGCACCGCAGAACACCGCGGTGGACGTCGCGCTGAACGGCGCGACGATCGCCTCGGCGCCGGTGGCCGGCGGCAGCGCGGTCGTGTCGGTGCCGCTGCCCGCCGACCTGCCGGACGGCCCGCTGGAGCTCGTCCTCACCACGGATGCCGCGGCGACGACCGTCACCGTGCCGGTGGAGGTGGCCGCGGCGGGCACCGACCCGGGCGCAGGCCCCGCGCCCGACGGCGCACCGTGGGCGCAGGCCGACCTGTCGACCACGCGCGTCGAGCAGGGCGGCGTCATCGATGTGCGTGTCTCGGGCCTCGAGCCCGGACAGCAGATCGGCGCCACCCTGTTCAGCGACCCGCTCGTGGTCCGCGGCATCCCGGCGGCGGACGCATCCGGCGTCACGTCCTTCCGGGTCGCGGTCCCCGCCGACTTCGCCGTGGGGGCGCACACGCTGCAGATCACCTCGGCCGGTGAGCAGCCGCTCGAGTTCGGCATCACCGTCGTCCGGGCCGGGCAGCTGGCGGTCACCGGTGCCGAGACGCCGCTGGGCGTTCTGCTCGCCGCATCGATGCTCCTCGTCGCCGGCGGCGTGATCGCGGCGACGCGACGCCGGGGCACGGTCCGCGAGGGCTGAGCGCGCGATACGCGAGCCGAACGAGGGCGGCCGGTTCACAGCCGGCCGCCCTCGTTCGTGCCGGCCTGTCCGGCCGCTCAGCCGACGCACCGCTTCGGCTTCGTAGAGTGGGGATATGACCGCTCAGGTGGTGCTCGTCCACGGCATCCGGACGTCTGCGACCATGTGGCGGGCGCAAGTCGCCCACCTGGGCGATCGCGACGTCGACGTGACCGCCCTCGATCTGCCGGGGCATGGGACGCGGATGTCCGAGACGTTCACCCTCGACGGCGCCTTCGCCACGATAGATGATGCGGTGCGCCGGGCCGCCGAGCGCGGTCCCGTGCTGCTGGTCGGTCATTCGATGGGCGGGCTGCTGAGCACCGCGTACGTCGGCAACGAGGAGCGTCCTCCCGTGTCGGCGTTCATCGCGGCATCCTGCACTGCGATCCCGCGAGGTTTCGGTCTGGCCGTCTACCGCGCACTCGCACTCGGTTTCGACCGGCTGCCCGGGCGCGGGCAGAGGATCACGGACTGGGTTCTCGACCGCACGCTCCCCGTCGAGACGCGGCCCGACTTCGGTGCGGGCGGCTACGCCTACGACGCCCAGGATGTCGCGCTCGCGAGCCTATCGGTGCTCGACCTGCTCGCGGCGCTGCGGCGCATCGACGTGCCGACGTGGTTCGTCAACGGTCAGTACGACCAGTTGCGGGTCAATGAACGGCTCTTCACGCAGCTGGCGCCGGCGGCGGAACTCATCGTGGTCCCGCGAACGAGTCACCTGGTCACGGCGATGCGCCCACGAGTCTTCAACGCCGTGCTCGACCTGGCGCTCGCCACGATGGCGGATACCGGTTCCCGCGACGCGACCTGATAGACTCGGAAGTCGGCTTGCCGTGTGGGTTCCTCCCTCACACGACCGCCGTGCGGCATCCCTCTACTGTCGCCCGGCACATCCACCGAAAAACTCCGAACGAAAGATACGTCGAACGTGGCGAACATCAAGTCGCAGATCAAGCGCAACAAGACCAACGAGAAGGCGCGCGAGCGCAACAAGGCGATCAAGAGCGCGCTGAAGACCGAGGTGCGTCGCACCCGCGAGGCCATCGCCGCCGGCGACAAGGCCGCCGCCGAGAAGGCTCTGGCGACCGCGTCGAAGAAGCTCGACAAGGCCGTCAGCAAGGGCGTCATCCACGAGAACCAGGCTGCGAACCGCAAGTCGGCCATCGCCAAGAAGGTCGCCGCTCTCTGAGCCGTCGCTTTCCGAAGGCCCGTCCCGTTCCGGGGCGGGCCTTCTGCGTTGCCGCGACGATCGCGCGTCGCGGCGTCAGGACCCGTAGGGCGCGCGCGTGGCGATGACCGTCACGAGACGCTCGACGGCGAATACGGGGTCGCGCGAGGCGCCCTTCACCTCGGCGTCGGCGCGGGCCGCGGCCTGGATCGCTGTCGCGAGAGCAGACTCGCTCCATCCGACGAGGTCGCGCTTGGCGCGGTCGACCTGCCAGTCCTTCATGCCCAGTCGTGCCGCGAGGGCGGAGGAAGGCTCGCGGGTTCCGGC
It contains:
- a CDS encoding ExeM/NucH family extracellular endonuclease; protein product: MITADPVAPARRPWRTWVASSAALAMAMGGVSLGALPASAAVSPDAAVVIDEIYGGGGNSGAPLNRDFVELRNTSSETVVLDGWSVQYTSAGGGGGSSRWQATSLDGASIAPGGSLLVGQAFGTNRDLPSFDADVEGTIAMSGTGGKVALVRGTEPIVGATGAAALENAVDFVGWGGANDFAGTAAPATTNSTSVARDAESTNTGDNGADFRIGAPTPQGAAPTEPTEPTEPTEPTEPTEPTEPEQPGQPTVPAVVAIADIQGTGGRSPLAGQTVTTEGVVTAHYPTGGYNGYVIQTGGTGGEIDLATHRASDAVFVYSPATVGEVALGSTVRVTGVVGDYFGLTQLTVGPGNATTIADAPPVLPATVAWTTDNAQRQSLESMLVQPQGDFVVADNYNLNRFGELVLATGDEPLRQPTDVARPGSPEAAAVAADNAARRVVLDDGSSTNLGAAGATPPYISTTEPVRVGARVSFDAPVILDYRNNSWKLSPVRHIVAGETRDDDITVENTRTASPAKVGGDVSVASFNVLNYFTTLGDETGTCVAYKDREGNGTNVREGCDQRGAWDAASFGRQQEKIVAAINALDASVVGLMEIEDSARLGEQADEATASLVAALNAAAGTERWAFVPSSDELPDAAGRDVITNAIIYQPSEVERVGDARALGTESDAGEAFQNARTPIAQAFAPVDGGEPFLFVVNHFKSKGSAGPWAGDADAGDGQGASNESRVRQARSLDAWVERIQGDVESVLLAGDFNAYSQEDPMQVFYESGYVDAGIAFDVTDSSYVFQELSGSLDHVLMNEAAYDRATGADVWNINAGESIFLEYSRYNYFPVNFHDDGPYRSSDHDPVKVGLSAEASAPVEPVDLTLLGINDFHGRIAGITPAKPADGPVQAQDEIPGTVGFAGTIEQLRADAPEAILLSAGDNIGASLPASSLAQDVPTIDVLNALELRASAVGNHEFDRGFADLRDRVIPRADFSHLGANVYVAGTREPQLDEYELIESQGLTVAVIGVVTQETAALVSGSGIAGLEFGDPVEAVNRVTADLTDGEGEQADVIVAVYHEGAADSASDASLADAVADSAVFDRIVNETSPEVAAIFTGHTHKLYAWSAPIPGTDRTRPVVQTGSYGQFVGKVVLSVDPRTGAVMSHTQENVGQTKTPAADLIATYPRVAEVNEIVQRALADFAEIGNRPVATISADITSAYSGGAYVDGVYAGGQRDNRAAESSLGNLVAESIRSNLANLPNGAQIGVTNSGGLRADLFDTQAEFGANAVAGVPDGTITWGQAYAVLPFNNTMALVTLTGADFVRVLEQQWQRDKDGKIPSRPYLQLGLSDNVTYTFDEARPEGDRITSVTIDGEPLDPAAEYRIGTLSFLASGSGDNFRAFAAGTDYVDTGFLDHEAWIEYLGAEQPVSPSFDKRAVQVQGVPETAAPGSALTLTVSNLDMTSLGAPQNTAVDVALNGATIASAPVAGGSAVVSVPLPADLPDGPLELVLTTDAAATTVTVPVEVAAAGTDPGAGPAPDGAPWAQADLSTTRVEQGGVIDVRVSGLEPGQQIGATLFSDPLVVRGIPAADASGVTSFRVAVPADFAVGAHTLQITSAGEQPLEFGITVVRAGQLAVTGAETPLGVLLAASMLLVAGGVIAATRRRGTVREG
- a CDS encoding alpha/beta fold hydrolase, which translates into the protein MTAQVVLVHGIRTSATMWRAQVAHLGDRDVDVTALDLPGHGTRMSETFTLDGAFATIDDAVRRAAERGPVLLVGHSMGGLLSTAYVGNEERPPVSAFIAASCTAIPRGFGLAVYRALALGFDRLPGRGQRITDWVLDRTLPVETRPDFGAGGYAYDAQDVALASLSVLDLLAALRRIDVPTWFVNGQYDQLRVNERLFTQLAPAAELIVVPRTSHLVTAMRPRVFNAVLDLALATMADTGSRDAT
- the rpsT gene encoding 30S ribosomal protein S20 — its product is MANIKSQIKRNKTNEKARERNKAIKSALKTEVRRTREAIAAGDKAAAEKALATASKKLDKAVSKGVIHENQAANRKSAIAKKVAAL